In a genomic window of Cynocephalus volans isolate mCynVol1 chromosome 1, mCynVol1.pri, whole genome shotgun sequence:
- the SENP5 gene encoding sentrin-specific protease 5 isoform X3: MKKHRKILWRKKIHLAFSEKWNTGFGGFKKFYLQQHLCILKAKLGRPVNRNRHLRHFQCRKKALQIQKTWIQDEHFSTKTKSNVATQNVSTLSSKVKRKDSKHFISSSSTLLKLQAEKLLSSAKNSDHEYCGETSLLKVVADLPANSVLGQASGQRPRTEPQASDFPMKFNGESQNPGESSTIVVTLSNHKRKRFCYGCYQGLEHHRNGGPMSRKTFQLNQHRRIKVSPLMMYEKLSMIRFRYRILRSQHFRTKSKICKLRKVQRSWVQKVTGDHQETLRRNGEGGSCSPFPSPEPKDPSYRHQPYFPEMDSNAVVKGKNSHVPDGHTKGSPFLGKELSLDEAFPDQQNGSATYTWDQSPCSSPKWECTELIHDIPLSEHHSGNVFISETKREIVTLGQENWTNAVTDDRVKLSVSGGDKSVSSIDGPVSEETVQNENSYQMEENGSLKQNILSSKLLDHPYCKSPLEAPLVYSGLKLENQVGGGKNSQKTSAVDDEQLSVCLSGFLDEVMKKYGSLVPLSEKDVLGRLKDVFNEDFSNRKSFINREITNYRARHQKCNFRIFYNKHMLDMDDLVTLDGQNWLNDQVINMYGELIMDAVPDKVHFFNSFFHRQLVTKGYNGVKRWTKKLPATFPP; this comes from the exons atgaaaaaacacaggaaaattctatggaggaaaaaaatccactTAGCCTTTTCTGAGAAGTGGAATACTGGGTTTGGAggctttaagaagttttatttgcAGCAACACTTATGCATACTGAAAGCTAAGTTGGGAAGGCCAGTTAATAGGAATAGACATTTGAGGCATTTCCAGTGTAGAAAGAAGGCCCTTCAAATCCAGAAAACGTGGATACAGGATGAACATTTTTCTACTAAGACCAAGTCCAATGTGGCAACTCAAAACGTTAGTACTTTGTCctcaaaagtgaaaagaaaggaCAGTAAACACTTTATTTCATCCTCAAGCACTCTCCTGAAACTCCAAGCAGAGAAGTTGCTGTCATCAGCAAAGAACTCTGACCATGAATACTGTGGGGAGACAAGTCTCTTGAAGGTGGTTGCTGACTTACCAGCAAATAGTGTTTTAGGTCAGGCCAGTGGTCAAAGACCTAGGACAGAGCCACAAGCTTCTGATTTTCCCATGAAGTTCAATGGGGAGAGCCAAAATCCAGGTGAGAGCAGCACGATTGTGGTCACCTTGAGCAACCATAAGAGAAAGCGCTTTTGTTACGGTTGCTACCAGGGTCTGGAGCACCACAGGAATGGGGGACCCATGAGTCGAAAAACGTTCCAACTTAACCAACATAGAAGGATAAAAGTGTCTCCTCTGATGATGTATGAGAAATTATCCATGATTAGATTTCGATACAGGATTCTCAGATCCCAGCACTtcagaacaaaaagcaaaatttgcAAACTAAGAAAAGTCCAGCGAAGCTGGGTGCAGAAGGTCACTGGGGACCATCAAGAGACCCTTAGGAGGAACGGTGAGGGCGGCAGTTGCAGCCCATTCCCTTCCCCAGAACCTAAAGACCCTTCTTATCGGCATCAGCCGTACTTTCCGGAAATGGACAGCAATGCTGTGGTGAAGGGAAAGAACTCTCATGTGCCTGATGGCCACACTAAAGGAAGCCCTTTCTTGGGCAAAGAGCTTAGTTTAGATGAAGCATTCCCTGACCAACAGAATGGCAGTGCCACATATACCTGGGACCAGTCACCCTGTTCCTCTCCTAAGTGGGAGTGTACAGAGCTGATTCATGACATCCCCTTATCAGAACATCATTCTGGTAATGTATTCATCTCAGAAACCAAAAGAGAAATTGTGACTCTGGGTCAGGAAAATTGGACAAATGCTGTCACTGATGACAGAGTGAAACTGTCAGTGTCTGGAGGAGATAAATCTGTAAGTAGTATAGATGGGCCTGTGTCTGAAGAGACTGTTCAAAATGAGAACTCATACCAGATGGAGGAAAACGGATCTCTCAAGCAGAACATTCTCAGTTCTAAGTTGCTGGACCATCCTTACTGTAAAAGTCCACTGGAGGCTCCTCTGGTGTACAGTGGACTCAAACTAGAAAATCAAGTGGGAGGTGGGAAGAATAGTCAAAAAACATCTGCAGTGGATGATGAACAGCTGTCAGTTTGTCTTTCTG gCTTCCTAGATGAAGTTATGAAGAAGTATGGCAGTTTGGTCCCACTCAGTGAAAAAGACGTCCTTGGAAGATTAAAAGATGTGTTTAATGAAGACTTTTCTAATAG AAAATCGTTTATCAATAGGGAAATAACAAACTATCGGGCCAGACATCAAAAATGCAACTTCCGCATCTTCTACAATAAGCACATGCTGGATATGGATGATCTGGTGACCCTGGATGGTCAGAACTGGCTAAATGACCAG GTCATTAATATGTATGGCGAGCTGATAATGGATGCAGTCCCAGACAAA GTTCACTTCTTCAACAGCTTTTTTCATAGACAGCTGGTAACCAAAGGATATAATGGAGTAAAAAGATGGACTAAAAAg ctgcctgccacttttccgccatga
- the SENP5 gene encoding sentrin-specific protease 5 isoform X2: protein MKKHRKILWRKKIHLAFSEKWNTGFGGFKKFYLQQHLCILKAKLGRPVNRNRHLRHFQCRKKALQIQKTWIQDEHFSTKTKSNVATQNVSTLSSKVKRKDSKHFISSSSTLLKLQAEKLLSSAKNSDHEYCGETSLLKVVADLPANSVLGQASGQRPRTEPQASDFPMKFNGESQNPGESSTIVVTLSNHKRKRFCYGCYQGLEHHRNGGPMSRKTFQLNQHRRIKVSPLMMYEKLSMIRFRYRILRSQHFRTKSKICKLRKVQRSWVQKVTGDHQETLRRNGEGGSCSPFPSPEPKDPSYRHQPYFPEMDSNAVVKGKNSHVPDGHTKGSPFLGKELSLDEAFPDQQNGSATYTWDQSPCSSPKWECTELIHDIPLSEHHSGNVFISETKREIVTLGQENWTNAVTDDRVKLSVSGGDKSVSSIDGPVSEETVQNENSYQMEENGSLKQNILSSKLLDHPYCKSPLEAPLVYSGLKLENQVGGGKNSQKTSAVDDEQLSVCLSGFLDEVMKKYGSLVPLSEKDVLGRLKDVFNEDFSNRKSFINREITNYRARHQKCNFRIFYNKHMLDMDDLVTLDGQNWLNDQVINMYGELIMDAVPDKPLSTLSPDLERFVRLLLYLIGFRFTSSTAFFIDSW, encoded by the exons atgaaaaaacacaggaaaattctatggaggaaaaaaatccactTAGCCTTTTCTGAGAAGTGGAATACTGGGTTTGGAggctttaagaagttttatttgcAGCAACACTTATGCATACTGAAAGCTAAGTTGGGAAGGCCAGTTAATAGGAATAGACATTTGAGGCATTTCCAGTGTAGAAAGAAGGCCCTTCAAATCCAGAAAACGTGGATACAGGATGAACATTTTTCTACTAAGACCAAGTCCAATGTGGCAACTCAAAACGTTAGTACTTTGTCctcaaaagtgaaaagaaaggaCAGTAAACACTTTATTTCATCCTCAAGCACTCTCCTGAAACTCCAAGCAGAGAAGTTGCTGTCATCAGCAAAGAACTCTGACCATGAATACTGTGGGGAGACAAGTCTCTTGAAGGTGGTTGCTGACTTACCAGCAAATAGTGTTTTAGGTCAGGCCAGTGGTCAAAGACCTAGGACAGAGCCACAAGCTTCTGATTTTCCCATGAAGTTCAATGGGGAGAGCCAAAATCCAGGTGAGAGCAGCACGATTGTGGTCACCTTGAGCAACCATAAGAGAAAGCGCTTTTGTTACGGTTGCTACCAGGGTCTGGAGCACCACAGGAATGGGGGACCCATGAGTCGAAAAACGTTCCAACTTAACCAACATAGAAGGATAAAAGTGTCTCCTCTGATGATGTATGAGAAATTATCCATGATTAGATTTCGATACAGGATTCTCAGATCCCAGCACTtcagaacaaaaagcaaaatttgcAAACTAAGAAAAGTCCAGCGAAGCTGGGTGCAGAAGGTCACTGGGGACCATCAAGAGACCCTTAGGAGGAACGGTGAGGGCGGCAGTTGCAGCCCATTCCCTTCCCCAGAACCTAAAGACCCTTCTTATCGGCATCAGCCGTACTTTCCGGAAATGGACAGCAATGCTGTGGTGAAGGGAAAGAACTCTCATGTGCCTGATGGCCACACTAAAGGAAGCCCTTTCTTGGGCAAAGAGCTTAGTTTAGATGAAGCATTCCCTGACCAACAGAATGGCAGTGCCACATATACCTGGGACCAGTCACCCTGTTCCTCTCCTAAGTGGGAGTGTACAGAGCTGATTCATGACATCCCCTTATCAGAACATCATTCTGGTAATGTATTCATCTCAGAAACCAAAAGAGAAATTGTGACTCTGGGTCAGGAAAATTGGACAAATGCTGTCACTGATGACAGAGTGAAACTGTCAGTGTCTGGAGGAGATAAATCTGTAAGTAGTATAGATGGGCCTGTGTCTGAAGAGACTGTTCAAAATGAGAACTCATACCAGATGGAGGAAAACGGATCTCTCAAGCAGAACATTCTCAGTTCTAAGTTGCTGGACCATCCTTACTGTAAAAGTCCACTGGAGGCTCCTCTGGTGTACAGTGGACTCAAACTAGAAAATCAAGTGGGAGGTGGGAAGAATAGTCAAAAAACATCTGCAGTGGATGATGAACAGCTGTCAGTTTGTCTTTCTG gCTTCCTAGATGAAGTTATGAAGAAGTATGGCAGTTTGGTCCCACTCAGTGAAAAAGACGTCCTTGGAAGATTAAAAGATGTGTTTAATGAAGACTTTTCTAATAG AAAATCGTTTATCAATAGGGAAATAACAAACTATCGGGCCAGACATCAAAAATGCAACTTCCGCATCTTCTACAATAAGCACATGCTGGATATGGATGATCTGGTGACCCTGGATGGTCAGAACTGGCTAAATGACCAG GTCATTAATATGTATGGCGAGCTGATAATGGATGCAGTCCCAGACAAA CCTCTTTCAACTTTATCACCTGATTTGGAGAGATTTGTCAGGTTGCTTCTCTACTTGATTGGATTCAG GTTCACTTCTTCAACAGCTTTTTTCATAGACAGCTGGTAA